A single window of Candidatus Eisenbacteria bacterium DNA harbors:
- the queC gene encoding 7-cyano-7-deazaguanine synthase QueC translates to MSRSGAQAVALLSGGLDSATALAWGKAEGFVCHALTVDYGQRHRVEIDAARRVAVSLGIDDHRVVTADLRAFGGSALTAAIDVPKERPLAEMATGIPVSYVPARNTVLLALALAHAETLRACDLIAGMNALDYSGYPDCRPEFLRAFEQVASLGTKAGAEGARFTVHAPLMSLDKAGIVRLGGRLGVDFSLTHSCYDPDQEGVACGACDACQLRLKGFREAGITDPVRYRMKVAERG, encoded by the coding sequence GTGAGCCGGTCCGGCGCGCAGGCGGTGGCGCTCCTGTCGGGCGGGCTCGACTCGGCCACGGCGCTCGCCTGGGGCAAAGCCGAAGGCTTCGTCTGCCACGCCCTCACGGTCGACTATGGCCAGCGGCACCGGGTCGAGATCGACGCCGCGCGGCGCGTGGCGGTCTCGCTCGGCATCGACGATCACCGCGTCGTCACCGCCGATCTCCGGGCGTTCGGTGGCTCGGCGCTGACCGCGGCGATCGACGTGCCGAAGGAGCGGCCGCTGGCCGAGATGGCTACGGGGATTCCGGTCTCGTACGTCCCGGCGCGCAACACCGTGCTGCTCGCGCTGGCATTGGCGCATGCCGAGACGCTCAGGGCGTGCGACCTGATCGCAGGCATGAACGCTCTGGATTACTCGGGCTATCCGGACTGCCGGCCTGAATTCCTGCGCGCTTTCGAGCAGGTGGCATCGCTCGGCACCAAGGCCGGTGCCGAGGGCGCTCGCTTCACCGTGCACGCTCCGCTCATGAGCCTCGACAAGGCCGGCATCGTGAGGCTCGGGGGCCGGCTCGGCGTGGACTTCTCGCTGACCCATTCGTGCTATGACCCCGACCAGGAGGGCGTGGCGTGCGGCGCTTGCGACGCCTGCCAGCTCCGGCTCAAGGGTTTTCGCGAAGCGGGCATCACCGACCCCGTGCGCTACCGCATGAAGGTCGCGGAGCGAGGCTGA
- a CDS encoding GAF domain-containing sensor histidine kinase translates to MSLFRKSKNDHVDLRGWWLWSVTFVVIGALTIAVQLLEGRLPLSDSRVAGFSLAGLVGAFCLLIGVKQYQLNRLRSNMGREQSDLKDMGTRLSEISEMFRVSTSLNLQLPLDVILEIIVRRVVSTLGAQQASVMVYDADSGILETRASYGLESEYARHGKRKIGEGIAGWVAEHQQPLLLGAEDPGPMGQHYKPNRNITSALSLPIRVADRLIGVLNVNRINHPQPFREHHRDVLRMFAEHVGSVVERAEVVERLNARTQVLEASNLQLSELNRFKDSFLSTASHELRTPLTSVIGYAEVLEESEGRLSSAQRREFLRRMSSEAGMLLGLIDDILDLTRLETGKLVLDKKSRDLNDLVRAAIATVTPIGEKHGVRLHASLAPGLAQLFVDDLKVRQALVNLLSNAIKFSPRGATVEVVSRSEPSTLVVEVRDQGPGVRPEDRARIFELFGQGEQKGANQKSGLGIGLHLVRRIVELHGGSVGVEHPNGGGSLFWIRLPLFNESALPDQAAA, encoded by the coding sequence GTGAGCCTGTTTCGCAAGTCGAAGAACGACCACGTCGACCTTCGGGGCTGGTGGCTCTGGTCGGTCACCTTCGTCGTCATCGGGGCGCTCACCATCGCGGTCCAGCTCCTCGAAGGCCGCCTTCCTCTGTCCGATAGCCGGGTCGCCGGCTTCAGTCTGGCCGGCCTGGTCGGCGCATTCTGCCTGCTGATCGGGGTGAAGCAATACCAACTCAACCGCCTGCGCTCGAACATGGGCCGCGAGCAGTCGGATCTGAAGGACATGGGCACCAGATTATCCGAGATCTCGGAAATGTTCCGGGTCTCGACGTCGCTCAACCTTCAGCTTCCGCTCGACGTCATCCTCGAGATCATCGTGCGACGTGTCGTTTCCACGCTCGGCGCGCAACAGGCGTCGGTCATGGTGTACGACGCCGACAGCGGCATCCTCGAGACGCGCGCATCCTACGGTCTCGAGTCCGAATACGCGCGCCACGGAAAGCGGAAGATCGGTGAAGGCATCGCCGGCTGGGTGGCCGAGCACCAGCAGCCGCTCCTGCTCGGCGCCGAGGACCCGGGGCCGATGGGACAGCACTACAAGCCCAACCGGAACATCACCTCGGCCTTGTCGCTGCCGATCCGTGTCGCCGATCGTCTGATCGGCGTGCTCAACGTCAATCGCATCAACCACCCCCAGCCGTTCCGTGAGCACCACCGCGACGTGCTGAGGATGTTCGCCGAGCACGTCGGCTCCGTGGTGGAGCGAGCCGAGGTCGTGGAGCGGTTGAACGCGCGCACGCAGGTGCTCGAGGCGTCGAACCTCCAACTGAGCGAGCTCAACCGGTTCAAGGACAGCTTCCTCTCCACCGCCAGCCACGAGCTGCGCACGCCGCTGACCTCGGTGATCGGCTACGCGGAAGTGCTGGAGGAAAGCGAAGGCAGGTTGTCGAGCGCCCAGCGCCGGGAGTTCCTGCGCCGCATGTCGAGCGAAGCGGGGATGCTGCTCGGACTGATCGACGACATCCTGGACCTCACCCGCCTCGAGACCGGCAAGCTCGTGCTCGACAAGAAGTCCCGGGACCTGAACGACTTGGTGCGCGCCGCGATCGCCACGGTCACGCCGATCGGCGAGAAGCACGGCGTGCGTCTCCACGCGAGCCTCGCGCCCGGCCTCGCCCAGCTCTTCGTCGACGATCTCAAGGTGCGGCAGGCGCTGGTGAATCTGCTCTCGAACGCGATCAAGTTCTCGCCGCGCGGAGCCACGGTCGAGGTCGTGAGCCGTTCGGAGCCCTCCACGCTGGTCGTCGAGGTACGGGACCAGGGTCCCGGCGTGCGCCCCGAGGATCGCGCCAGGATCTTCGAGCTCTTCGGGCAGGGCGAGCAAAAGGGCGCGAACCAGAAGAGCGGGCTGGGGATCGGTCTCCATCTGGTGCGCCGCATCGTCGAGCTCCACGGAGGAAGCGTCGGCGTCGAGCATCCGAACGGCGGAGGAAGCCTGTTCTGGATCCGCCTTCCGCTCTTCAACGAGAGCGCGCTTCCCGATCAAGCCGCGGCCTAG
- a CDS encoding HD domain-containing phosphohydrolase — protein MSERPYENPERPVGASARDLGVPVLSRLSALIRIGRSYQTDNQVFEGQLQGFMSALQPVLDADGEAVLVEVDGDVFLNGTRVPIKGMNVRFHRHVMDEMRARQIAGFRAVQGVTNEDMKKFFRYFMQPDLYTGADLLSACIAEGLDKVLPAVHASTTSPDEIFDIGAALEHLDDSAPEVASRPRNSDADAGFSNDFPGAGVVTQGGSGAPEGAVRKNFSAAIAGAKSLLTTTSLQRGMEMRHAKRVVQPLVDGAFADEPVVLGLSSLTHRDEFTYAHAVNVTLVAVTMGHLLEMDRRALADLGVAALLHDVGKDAVGRQISNPLEAFTDEEKALAERHPVEGVKEMARSTTLNATSLRCMKVSLEHHAGPDGVGYPALGPEWHTSMLSRIVAVADCYVSLQMHRSVRGAFVTPFEALGMMLGPLKSRFHPAMLWALVQTVGFYPPGQMVELDDGTIAIVLAPNAKDLARPNVRPIIAPGGRRLAPSEMLDLTPIPQDRKVRRALRGAEYPGEEPSAAA, from the coding sequence ATGAGCGAGCGCCCGTACGAGAACCCGGAACGGCCGGTCGGAGCTTCGGCACGAGACCTCGGCGTGCCGGTGTTGAGCCGCCTCTCCGCGCTGATCCGCATTGGCCGCTCCTATCAGACGGACAACCAGGTGTTCGAGGGCCAGCTCCAGGGCTTCATGAGCGCGCTCCAGCCGGTGCTCGACGCCGACGGCGAAGCGGTCCTGGTGGAGGTCGACGGCGACGTATTCCTCAATGGCACGCGCGTCCCGATCAAGGGCATGAACGTGCGCTTTCATCGGCACGTGATGGACGAGATGCGCGCCCGCCAGATCGCCGGCTTCCGCGCGGTGCAGGGCGTCACGAACGAGGACATGAAGAAGTTCTTCCGCTACTTCATGCAGCCCGACCTCTACACCGGCGCGGACCTGCTCAGCGCCTGCATCGCCGAAGGCCTCGACAAGGTGCTGCCCGCCGTTCATGCCTCGACGACGTCGCCGGACGAGATCTTCGACATCGGGGCGGCCCTCGAGCATCTCGACGACTCTGCGCCCGAGGTCGCGTCGCGTCCCAGGAACAGCGACGCCGACGCGGGATTCTCCAACGACTTTCCGGGAGCGGGCGTCGTGACCCAGGGTGGCTCGGGCGCCCCCGAAGGCGCGGTGCGGAAGAACTTCTCCGCCGCGATCGCCGGGGCGAAGTCGCTGCTCACCACGACCTCGCTGCAGCGCGGCATGGAGATGCGTCACGCCAAGCGCGTGGTGCAGCCGCTCGTCGACGGCGCCTTCGCGGACGAGCCCGTGGTGCTCGGCCTTTCGTCGCTGACGCACCGCGACGAGTTCACTTACGCCCACGCCGTGAATGTCACGCTGGTCGCGGTGACGATGGGCCACCTCCTCGAGATGGACCGCCGTGCGCTCGCGGACCTCGGGGTGGCCGCCCTGCTGCACGACGTCGGCAAGGACGCGGTCGGCCGTCAGATCAGCAACCCGCTCGAGGCCTTCACCGACGAAGAGAAGGCGCTCGCCGAGCGCCATCCCGTGGAAGGCGTCAAGGAAATGGCGCGCTCGACCACGCTCAACGCCACCTCACTGCGCTGCATGAAGGTCTCGCTCGAGCATCACGCGGGTCCGGACGGCGTGGGCTATCCGGCGCTGGGTCCCGAGTGGCACACCAGCATGCTGTCGCGCATCGTGGCGGTGGCGGATTGCTACGTGAGCCTGCAGATGCACCGCAGCGTGCGCGGCGCCTTCGTGACCCCGTTCGAAGCTCTGGGCATGATGCTCGGCCCGCTCAAGAGCCGCTTCCATCCCGCCATGCTCTGGGCGCTGGTCCAGACCGTCGGCTTCTATCCGCCCGGGCAAATGGTCGAGCTCGACGACGGCACGATCGCCATCGTGCTGGCGCCGAACGCGAAGGACCTGGCTCGTCCCAACGTGAGGCCGATCATCGCCCCCGGCGGCCGGCGACTCGCGCCCTCGGAGATGCTGGACCTCACTCCGATTCCCCAGGACCGGAAGGTCAGGCGCGCGCTGCGTGGAGCGGAGTACCCCGGCGAGGAACCGAGCGCGGCCGCCTGA
- a CDS encoding alpha/beta hydrolase-fold protein has product MRRGRVVLEEIDSLVLRGNPLGDSHRRRVPVYLPPSYDESPDARYPSVYVLAGFTGRGRTLLNDSPWSPPLDERMDGLIASRRCGEMILVMPDCFTRLGGSQYIDSTATGRYGEHLARELVGWIDARYRTLDDRDHRAVAGKSSGGYGALVHGLKNPDVFGVVACHSGDMYFDYCYRGDVPKFCSALQQEGGVEAWLRAFEAKPQKKHDDHVALNILAMASAYSPNPASPLGIDLPCDLETGAFRDDVWERWLAHDPIRLLERHADALRSMHLLYLDCGTRDEWSLHLGARLMSRRLLALGIAHEHEEFDDGHMNVSYRYDVSFPKIAAALGAKPA; this is encoded by the coding sequence ATGCGGCGAGGGCGAGTGGTTCTCGAGGAAATCGACAGCCTGGTCCTGCGCGGCAACCCGCTCGGCGATTCCCACCGGCGCAGAGTGCCGGTCTACTTGCCGCCGTCGTACGACGAATCTCCCGATGCGCGTTATCCCAGCGTATACGTGCTCGCCGGATTCACGGGTCGCGGCCGCACGCTGCTCAACGACTCGCCCTGGTCACCGCCGCTCGACGAGCGCATGGACGGACTCATCGCATCCAGGCGATGCGGCGAGATGATCCTGGTGATGCCGGACTGCTTCACGCGCCTCGGCGGATCGCAGTACATCGACTCCACCGCCACCGGACGGTACGGCGAGCACCTGGCTCGCGAGCTCGTGGGCTGGATCGACGCGCGCTACCGGACGCTGGACGACCGCGATCACCGCGCGGTGGCGGGCAAGTCCTCGGGGGGATATGGCGCGCTGGTCCATGGCCTGAAGAACCCCGACGTCTTCGGCGTCGTCGCATGCCACAGCGGAGACATGTACTTCGACTACTGCTATCGCGGCGACGTCCCCAAGTTCTGCTCTGCCCTGCAGCAGGAGGGAGGAGTCGAGGCCTGGCTCCGGGCATTCGAGGCCAAGCCGCAGAAGAAGCACGACGATCACGTGGCGCTCAACATCCTGGCGATGGCTTCCGCCTACTCGCCGAATCCAGCCTCGCCCCTCGGCATCGATCTGCCCTGCGACCTCGAGACCGGGGCGTTCCGGGACGACGTCTGGGAGCGATGGCTCGCGCACGATCCGATCCGCCTGCTCGAGCGTCACGCGGACGCGCTGCGCTCCATGCATCTCCTCTACCTGGATTGCGGGACTCGCGACGAGTGGAGCCTGCATCTCGGCGCCCGGCTGATGTCCAGGCGGCTGCTTGCGCTTGGCATCGCTCACGAGCACGAGGAGTTCGACGACGGCCACATGAACGTGAGCTACCGCTACGACGTGAGCTTTCCGAAGATCGCCGCGGCTCTCGGGGCCAAGCCCGCTTGA
- a CDS encoding NAD-dependent epimerase/dehydratase family protein — protein sequence MKVFVTGATGYLGSAIACRLVKAGLRVHGLARSAARSESLGSIGVTPVLGSLEQPESYLADLKNCDAVVHVARASSDPIIIDQKVLEAIRIGALDGRVRHVLYTSGAHVHGPASDEPQDETATLTPAPTVIWRPAHEEVALDLVEHDVHVSVMRPGKVYGGHGGYFGGWFREGVQRKTVSYPGDGDQHWHLVHREDVAEAYRLALEHARGGQKFLLLDGSRHPARELAEAAARATGAETRSIPREQVLEQLGDVGAALLMDQRLSAAKARRELGWVPRHASFITEAEALYREWMDGRRATVS from the coding sequence ATGAAGGTCTTCGTCACCGGCGCGACGGGGTATCTGGGTTCAGCGATCGCCTGTCGACTGGTCAAGGCCGGGCTTCGTGTTCATGGCCTCGCGCGCAGCGCGGCGCGATCGGAATCGCTTGGTTCGATCGGCGTCACCCCGGTGCTCGGCTCGCTGGAGCAGCCGGAGAGTTATCTCGCGGATCTGAAGAACTGTGACGCGGTGGTTCATGTCGCCCGAGCGTCGAGCGATCCGATCATCATCGACCAGAAGGTTCTCGAAGCCATCCGGATCGGCGCCCTGGATGGCCGCGTGCGACACGTGCTGTACACCAGCGGAGCCCACGTGCACGGCCCGGCGAGTGATGAGCCTCAGGACGAGACCGCGACCCTGACGCCTGCGCCCACGGTGATCTGGCGTCCCGCTCATGAGGAAGTCGCGCTCGATCTGGTCGAGCACGACGTCCACGTCTCCGTGATGCGCCCGGGCAAGGTGTACGGCGGTCACGGTGGATACTTCGGCGGCTGGTTCCGCGAGGGAGTGCAGCGGAAGACCGTGTCCTATCCCGGCGACGGCGATCAGCACTGGCACCTGGTTCATCGCGAAGACGTCGCCGAAGCCTACCGCCTGGCCCTCGAGCACGCGCGCGGCGGGCAGAAATTCCTTCTCCTCGACGGCTCTCGCCACCCAGCACGCGAGCTGGCCGAAGCTGCGGCGCGCGCCACCGGCGCCGAGACCCGCTCGATTCCTCGCGAGCAGGTGCTGGAGCAGCTCGGCGACGTGGGTGCGGCCCTGCTGATGGACCAGCGACTGAGCGCGGCCAAGGCGCGCCGCGAGCTGGGATGGGTGCCGCGACACGCGTCGTTCATCACCGAGGCCGAGGCGCTCTACCGCGAGTGGATGGACGGTCGCCGCGCGACCGTCTCCTAG
- a CDS encoding 7-carboxy-7-deazaguanine synthase QueE: MPRPYRIAELFLSLQGEGPSAGTPACFLRLQGCDVGCRWCDTKYSWEAQGGRSISAGELWTELAALGDAPLLVVTGGEPLQQAQIGELLDQAVARWPRVEVETSGIGPPPRSHPRLHYNVSPKLSTATPRWEATWEHIAAWIAEPRATFKLVVASPEDYDEARAMIIRYAIPGERVMLMPEGMTEPVLRARSEWLADRCKREGFRLSPRLHVWLWGMRRGT, from the coding sequence TTGCCCAGGCCTTACCGCATCGCCGAGCTGTTTCTCTCGCTCCAGGGCGAAGGTCCCTCCGCCGGAACACCGGCGTGCTTCCTTCGTCTCCAGGGGTGCGACGTGGGCTGTCGGTGGTGCGATACGAAGTACTCCTGGGAGGCGCAAGGTGGACGGTCGATCTCGGCCGGGGAGCTCTGGACCGAGCTCGCGGCCCTCGGCGACGCGCCGCTCCTCGTGGTGACCGGCGGCGAGCCTCTTCAGCAAGCGCAGATCGGCGAGCTGCTCGACCAGGCGGTCGCGCGATGGCCGCGCGTCGAGGTGGAGACCAGCGGCATCGGACCGCCGCCGCGCTCTCATCCCCGCCTGCACTACAACGTCAGCCCCAAGCTCTCGACCGCGACGCCTCGCTGGGAGGCCACCTGGGAGCACATCGCCGCGTGGATCGCCGAGCCGCGCGCGACCTTCAAGCTGGTCGTCGCGAGCCCTGAAGACTACGACGAAGCCCGGGCGATGATCATTCGATACGCCATTCCCGGAGAGCGCGTGATGCTGATGCCCGAGGGCATGACCGAGCCGGTGCTGCGCGCGCGATCGGAGTGGCTCGCGGACCGCTGCAAGCGCGAAGGCTTCAGGCTCTCACCGCGCCTCCATGTCTGGCTGTGGGGCATGAGGCGCGGCACGTGA
- a CDS encoding HEAT repeat domain-containing protein, producing the protein MSPGAQLKYPELRYLSPEAQAMARWFQQLARGMRVCRLYPRDNPTVVQIQDQLLTQLNKNLGDHGAARLRITPTEIWLVDEPIVHQPLNPENVDPLSAKADRLSFIFYRDGLRGLVFKPDIPAAEFDAFFHAMVAADRGPMLHDDLVTLLWQAHATRIEIDAVPISQTIYLSTKRIHAGGRRRLHGLAFSLDPTGEEIHAEIGQIAGAAQGLHRDTFDDWPLPKTYVDVPAAYEILTKGMQFVRSILLTEWSAERGVEWTTEVPGLFRRVLALDPSVDTRAALSQSVVTWLASAVQRFSWDEARDALSLLREFDPDGSLSTEDLADAFAGLDGEAIAEHLDESPAEDLAKFLALAVAQGATAIDLGTTVMARAAKARTRAAATTMLCYLCSDKPELLSPYLADERWYVVRNTVFILGQIGGEEVLEHLRFASGHPDARVRRQVVTSLANVPPEARLPILTTYLSTPDLRLLSTTLNVMARHRAPETLRTLVRQIMAPNFESRGDAHQRLIFNAISEMGDDSAVSALATLVNKGGWFARVTPQRQAAAQALFKIGTEKALAVLEEGIRSSHEAIRQVCLEAMASKSAP; encoded by the coding sequence ATGTCGCCAGGGGCCCAACTCAAGTATCCGGAGCTGCGCTATCTCTCGCCGGAGGCGCAGGCCATGGCGCGCTGGTTCCAGCAGCTGGCCCGCGGGATGCGAGTCTGCCGGCTCTATCCGCGCGACAACCCGACCGTGGTTCAGATCCAGGACCAGCTGCTCACCCAGCTCAACAAGAACCTCGGGGACCACGGCGCGGCTCGACTGAGGATCACGCCCACCGAGATTTGGCTGGTCGACGAGCCCATCGTTCATCAGCCGCTCAATCCCGAGAACGTCGACCCGCTGTCCGCCAAGGCCGACCGGCTCTCGTTCATCTTCTATCGCGACGGTCTGCGCGGCCTGGTCTTCAAGCCCGACATTCCGGCCGCGGAGTTCGACGCCTTCTTCCATGCGATGGTCGCGGCCGATCGCGGCCCGATGCTCCACGACGATCTCGTGACGCTCCTGTGGCAGGCTCATGCCACTCGCATCGAGATCGATGCCGTGCCGATCTCGCAGACCATCTACCTCTCCACCAAACGCATTCACGCGGGAGGACGGAGGAGGCTTCACGGCCTCGCTTTCAGCCTCGATCCGACCGGGGAAGAGATCCACGCCGAGATCGGTCAGATCGCCGGCGCGGCCCAGGGGCTCCATCGCGACACCTTCGATGACTGGCCGCTCCCCAAGACCTACGTCGACGTGCCGGCGGCGTACGAGATCCTGACCAAAGGCATGCAGTTCGTGCGCTCCATCCTGCTCACCGAGTGGTCGGCCGAGCGGGGCGTGGAATGGACGACCGAGGTGCCGGGCCTGTTCCGGAGGGTCCTCGCGCTGGACCCGAGCGTGGACACCCGAGCCGCGCTATCCCAATCGGTGGTCACCTGGCTGGCGTCCGCGGTCCAGCGCTTCTCGTGGGACGAGGCGCGTGACGCGCTTTCGCTGCTGCGCGAGTTCGACCCCGATGGATCGCTGTCCACCGAAGATCTGGCCGACGCTTTCGCCGGACTCGATGGCGAAGCGATCGCCGAGCACCTCGACGAATCTCCGGCGGAGGATCTGGCCAAGTTCCTCGCGCTGGCCGTCGCGCAAGGGGCCACGGCGATCGATCTCGGCACCACCGTGATGGCGCGCGCGGCCAAGGCGCGCACGAGGGCGGCGGCGACCACGATGCTGTGCTACCTCTGCTCCGACAAGCCGGAGCTCCTCTCGCCCTACCTTGCGGACGAGCGCTGGTACGTGGTTCGCAACACGGTGTTCATCCTGGGACAGATCGGCGGCGAAGAAGTGCTGGAGCACTTGCGGTTCGCTTCCGGCCACCCCGACGCTCGCGTGCGCCGGCAAGTCGTGACCTCGCTCGCCAACGTGCCGCCGGAGGCGCGGCTGCCGATCCTGACGACGTATCTCAGCACGCCGGATCTGCGGCTGCTCTCGACCACGCTCAACGTGATGGCGCGGCACCGCGCTCCAGAGACGTTGCGCACGCTGGTGCGGCAGATCATGGCCCCGAACTTCGAATCCCGCGGCGACGCGCATCAGCGGCTGATCTTCAACGCCATCTCCGAGATGGGAGACGACAGCGCGGTCTCCGCGCTGGCGACGCTGGTCAACAAAGGAGGATGGTTCGCGCGCGTGACCCCGCAGCGCCAGGCCGCCGCGCAGGCGCTCTTCAAGATCGGCACCGAAAAAGCCCTGGCCGTGCTCGAAGAAGGCATTCGCTCGAGCCACGAGGCGATCCGCCAGGTCTGTCTCGAGGCCATGGCCAGCAAGAGTGCTCCATGA
- a CDS encoding ABC transporter ATP-binding protein, translating to MTGLERTLVPLEIRGLTRRYGSLVAVDHLDLEVRAGEILGFLGPNGAGKTTTLRCISGLLRPHAGTIRVAGFDLEREALRARASMGFVPDRPFLYPRLTAREFLDLVGALYDVPGPRARERGDELLTRLDLGRERDDLIETFSLGMRQKVAVAAGLLHDPPLLLLDEPLGGLDPQSARALKDLLRERASAGFGVLVSTHLLDVAERLCDRVAIVSHGRLRASGTLEELRRGSGATTLEDVFLERVKEAP from the coding sequence TTGACCGGCCTGGAGCGAACTCTGGTCCCGCTCGAGATCCGCGGTCTGACCCGCCGCTACGGCTCGCTGGTCGCGGTCGATCATCTCGACCTCGAGGTGCGTGCCGGGGAGATCCTCGGCTTCCTCGGACCCAACGGCGCGGGGAAGACGACGACGCTGCGCTGCATCTCGGGCCTGCTTCGTCCTCACGCCGGGACCATCCGCGTGGCCGGCTTCGATCTCGAGCGCGAGGCTCTGCGCGCCCGGGCCTCGATGGGTTTCGTGCCGGACCGGCCCTTTCTGTATCCGCGCCTCACCGCCCGCGAGTTCCTCGATCTGGTCGGCGCGCTCTACGACGTGCCAGGACCGAGGGCGCGGGAGCGTGGTGATGAGCTGCTGACGCGCCTCGACCTGGGCCGTGAGCGCGATGACCTGATCGAGACCTTCTCGCTGGGCATGCGTCAGAAGGTGGCGGTGGCCGCGGGGCTCCTCCACGACCCGCCGCTCCTGCTGCTCGACGAGCCGCTCGGAGGCCTCGATCCACAGAGCGCCCGCGCTCTCAAGGATCTGCTTCGCGAGCGCGCCAGCGCGGGCTTCGGAGTGCTGGTGTCCACGCACCTGCTCGATGTGGCGGAGCGCCTCTGCGACCGGGTGGCGATCGTGAGCCACGGGCGGCTGCGCGCCTCGGGAACGCTCGAGGAGCTGCGACGCGGAAGCGGGGCGACGACGCTGGAGGACGTGTTCCTCGAGCGGGTGAAGGAGGCCCCGTGA
- the queD gene encoding 6-carboxytetrahydropterin synthase QueD encodes MVRVELSKTFRFEAAHRLPRVPADHKCHRMHGHSFAVDVVVEGELDQHMGWLVDYADITSVVEPILLNELDHRTLNDVPGLDNPTSERLCEWLWKRFAPRLPGLAAITVHETCAARCTYRGR; translated from the coding sequence ATCGTGCGGGTGGAGCTCTCGAAGACGTTTCGTTTCGAGGCCGCGCATCGCTTGCCGCGCGTCCCCGCCGACCACAAGTGCCATCGCATGCACGGACACTCGTTTGCGGTCGACGTGGTGGTGGAAGGCGAGCTCGACCAGCACATGGGCTGGCTCGTCGACTACGCGGACATCACTTCGGTGGTCGAGCCAATCCTGCTGAATGAGCTCGACCATCGGACGCTCAACGATGTTCCAGGACTGGACAATCCCACGTCCGAGCGACTTTGCGAATGGTTGTGGAAACGTTTCGCACCCCGCCTGCCCGGACTGGCAGCGATCACCGTCCACGAGACCTGCGCCGCCCGGTGCACTTATCGCGGCCGCTGA